A region of Roseobacter litoralis Och 149 DNA encodes the following proteins:
- the meaB gene encoding methylmalonyl Co-A mutase-associated GTPase MeaB: protein METAQLAAGVIKGERRALARAITLVESAREDHRVQASELLQLLPLDRQALRIGLSGTPGVGKSTFVESFGMMLVEKGLRVAVLAVDPSSSRSGGSILGDKTRMDRLARAPNAFIRPSPSQTHLGGVARRSREAVALCEAAGFDVVLIETVGVGQSETVVAEISDLFLLLLAPAGGDELQGVKRGIMEIADMILVNKADGDLKPAATRTCADYAGALRLLRKRPQDPEGFPKAVMVSALHENGLADVWQDIETLIAWRRAQGFWHRTRADQARYWFGQDVRNALLGQLETPQARAALKSFGDKVASGEMPPSVAAQSFLAGLDRRDGSKS from the coding sequence ATGGAGACGGCGCAGCTTGCGGCAGGTGTCATCAAGGGCGAACGTCGCGCCTTGGCGCGGGCAATTACATTGGTCGAAAGCGCGCGTGAGGATCATCGGGTGCAGGCCAGTGAATTACTGCAACTGCTGCCCTTAGACCGGCAGGCCCTGCGCATCGGGCTGTCGGGCACGCCGGGCGTCGGGAAATCCACCTTTGTCGAAAGCTTTGGCATGATGCTGGTCGAAAAGGGCCTTCGGGTGGCCGTTTTGGCGGTCGATCCGTCATCCTCGCGTTCGGGGGGATCGATTCTCGGCGATAAAACCCGGATGGACAGACTGGCCCGTGCGCCCAATGCGTTCATCCGCCCCTCACCCAGTCAGACGCATTTGGGCGGTGTTGCGCGCCGCTCGCGTGAGGCGGTGGCGCTTTGTGAGGCGGCAGGGTTTGACGTGGTGTTGATTGAAACCGTGGGCGTTGGCCAATCCGAGACCGTCGTCGCGGAAATCTCTGATCTGTTTCTGCTCTTGCTGGCCCCGGCGGGCGGGGACGAATTGCAGGGCGTCAAGCGCGGGATCATGGAGATCGCTGACATGATTCTGGTCAACAAGGCGGATGGCGATCTGAAGCCTGCGGCGACGCGCACCTGTGCTGATTATGCGGGCGCTTTGCGGCTGTTGCGCAAGCGGCCTCAGGACCCGGAGGGGTTCCCCAAGGCCGTGATGGTGTCCGCTTTGCATGAAAACGGTCTGGCCGATGTCTGGCAGGATATCGAAACGCTGATCGCCTGGCGGCGCGCGCAAGGGTTTTGGCACCGCACGCGCGCGGATCAGGCCCGCTATTGGTTTGGACAGGACGTGCGCAATGCCTTGCTTGGGCAGTTGGAAACACCACAGGCGCGCGCCGCTTTAAAGTCCTTTGGCGACAAGGTTGCATCGGGTGAGATGCCCCCATCTGTGGCGGCGCAGTCCTTTTTGGCAGGGCTGGATCGTCGTGATGGGTCAAAGTCATGA
- the hrpB gene encoding ATP-dependent helicase HrpB: MSFSLPIDAILPEVINALRDDKRVVLQAPPGAGKTTRVPLAILSAGLTDGRILMLEPRRLAARAAAERMAQTLGEPLGGRVGYRIKGQSKVSKDTKIEVVTEGILTRMLQSDPELPGVGAVIFDEFHERSLNADLGLALCLEVAEALRDDLLLVVMSATLDAAPVADLMGAPVLTSQGRSYPVIEHWLPRPIGKTQRLEAATADLILNALKTEEGSVLAFLPGEGEIRRTLALLKNQIPKDTSLQPLFGAMDFKDQRAAIAPCKDGRKVVLATSIAETSLTIEGIRVVVDAGMSRRAVFDPASGMARLVTTKVSKAEAHQRAGRAGRMAPGACYKLWTKGEDGALAAFPPPEIDVGDLTAFALEVALWGSSADTLRFVSPPHKGRLAEAHAVLAMLNALDDRERITAHGRALAQVPLHPRLAHMVALGGQNAPLLAALLAERDVLRGASCDLTLRFDAVRDPAAFQRAHAFEPHRPTVQRIQQEAKRLARNTRGTGPENIALLAALAYPDRIGLRRAGDAPRYILAGGKGARLPDADPMAQARLIIATDLDGDPREARIRQAATLSEQNLREVFTDQIAWHDVCQWSRRENRVEARQQERFGALVLDNRVWRDAPAQDIAIAMLEGVRQLGLLPTKAAERLMARAALMRRAHADFPDLSETQLMDTLETWLLPHLTGVKTASDWRRFDITSALQAHLGWDRMQALDRAVPAHFLTPLGRKIAIDYDGHQPCIAVRLQELFGVTQHPTVAGTPVQITLLSPAQRPVQVTEDLPGFWASSYADVRKDMRGQYPKHPWPEDPTAADPTLRAKPRRR; encoded by the coding sequence ATGTCATTTTCTTTGCCAATTGATGCGATTTTACCGGAGGTCATCAACGCCTTGCGCGATGACAAACGTGTGGTTCTGCAAGCCCCCCCCGGCGCGGGTAAAACCACGCGCGTGCCCTTGGCCATCCTGTCAGCGGGTTTGACCGATGGGCGCATTCTGATGCTGGAGCCCCGGCGGCTGGCTGCCCGCGCCGCAGCAGAACGCATGGCGCAAACACTGGGTGAACCCCTGGGGGGTCGTGTCGGGTATCGCATCAAGGGCCAGTCCAAGGTCAGCAAGGACACTAAGATCGAGGTTGTGACCGAAGGAATCCTGACGCGCATGCTTCAGAGCGACCCCGAATTGCCCGGCGTGGGCGCTGTGATATTTGATGAGTTCCACGAACGGTCACTGAACGCGGATCTGGGCCTTGCGTTGTGTCTGGAGGTCGCCGAGGCGCTGCGCGATGACCTGCTGCTGGTTGTGATGTCTGCCACGCTGGATGCAGCCCCGGTGGCGGACCTGATGGGCGCGCCGGTTCTCACATCGCAGGGGCGCAGCTATCCCGTGATTGAACACTGGCTGCCCCGACCGATTGGCAAAACCCAAAGGCTGGAAGCGGCCACTGCCGATCTCATCCTGAACGCACTCAAAACGGAAGAGGGCAGCGTGCTTGCCTTTCTCCCCGGCGAGGGGGAAATCAGGCGCACGCTTGCGTTGCTCAAAAACCAAATCCCGAAAGACACGTCGCTCCAGCCGCTTTTTGGCGCGATGGATTTCAAAGACCAGCGCGCCGCCATCGCGCCTTGCAAAGACGGGCGCAAGGTCGTCCTTGCCACCTCAATCGCCGAAACCTCGCTGACCATCGAAGGGATACGCGTGGTTGTCGATGCGGGCATGTCGCGGCGTGCTGTTTTCGACCCCGCGTCAGGAATGGCCAGACTGGTGACGACAAAAGTATCCAAGGCCGAAGCACACCAACGTGCCGGACGTGCTGGTCGCATGGCCCCCGGTGCCTGCTATAAGCTCTGGACCAAAGGCGAAGATGGCGCATTGGCAGCATTCCCGCCACCAGAAATCGACGTCGGCGATTTGACCGCCTTCGCCCTCGAAGTGGCACTTTGGGGCAGTTCTGCTGACACGCTGCGGTTTGTCTCACCGCCGCATAAGGGGCGGTTGGCCGAAGCCCATGCGGTGTTGGCCATGTTGAACGCATTGGATGACAGGGAGCGGATCACAGCGCACGGTCGCGCTCTGGCGCAAGTGCCGCTGCATCCCCGGCTGGCCCATATGGTGGCCTTGGGGGGACAAAACGCCCCACTGCTGGCGGCCTTATTGGCAGAGCGTGACGTTTTGCGCGGCGCGTCCTGCGATCTCACTTTGCGGTTTGACGCTGTGCGCGACCCTGCCGCCTTTCAACGTGCACATGCCTTTGAACCGCACCGCCCGACCGTTCAGCGCATCCAGCAGGAAGCCAAAAGGCTCGCCCGAAACACACGCGGCACAGGCCCGGAAAACATCGCCCTGCTGGCGGCACTGGCCTATCCGGATCGCATCGGTTTGCGCCGGGCGGGAGATGCTCCGCGATATATCCTCGCTGGCGGCAAAGGCGCGCGCCTGCCCGATGCAGACCCCATGGCGCAGGCGCGACTGATTATTGCAACCGATCTGGACGGTGACCCACGCGAGGCGCGCATCAGGCAGGCCGCCACCCTGTCCGAGCAAAACCTGCGCGAGGTCTTTACAGATCAGATTGCATGGCATGACGTTTGTCAGTGGTCACGCCGCGAGAACCGTGTTGAAGCACGTCAGCAGGAAAGGTTCGGCGCACTTGTGCTGGACAACCGGGTATGGCGCGACGCACCTGCGCAGGACATCGCAATTGCAATGCTGGAGGGGGTTCGCCAATTGGGCCTACTGCCCACCAAAGCCGCAGAACGGCTCATGGCACGCGCCGCGCTGATGCGCCGTGCGCATGCAGATTTTCCGGACCTGAGCGAAACGCAACTGATGGATACCCTTGAAACATGGCTGCTGCCGCATCTGACGGGCGTCAAAACGGCCAGCGACTGGCGCCGCTTTGACATCACCTCAGCGCTGCAGGCACATCTGGGCTGGGACCGGATGCAAGCATTGGATCGCGCCGTACCTGCCCATTTCCTCACGCCGCTTGGCCGCAAAATTGCGATCGACTACGACGGACACCAGCCTTGCATCGCGGTCCGGCTACAGGAACTCTTTGGCGTCACACAACACCCCACGGTCGCCGGAACACCGGTTCAGATCACGCTGCTTTCGCCCGCCCAACGCCCCGTACAGGTCACCGAAGACCTGCCGGGCTTTTGGGCCTCGTCCTACGCGGACGTGCGCAAAGACATGCGGGGCCAGTACCCCAAACATCCCTGGCCCGAAGACCCAACGGCGGCGGACCCGACACTCCGGGCCAAACCGCGCCGCCGGTGA
- the argF gene encoding ornithine carbamoyltransferase, whose product MNHFLDIHLTDPADLRGIIDQAATMKNARLGRPRGAPDDTQPLKDHMVALIFEKPSTRTRVSFDVGVRQMGGQTMVLSGSDMQLGHGETIADTARVLSRYVDLIMIRTFDEAVLTEMAEFATVPVINGLTDRTHPCQIMADILTFEEHRGPIAGKKVVWSGDGNNVCSSFLHAAGQFGFDLTFTGPPTLDPEPEFIDLARSKGVNVAVERDPAKAVEGADLVVTDTWVSMHDAQSARERRHNQLRPYRVDAALMSHAKPEALFMHCLPAHRDDEATSEVMDGPQSVIFDEAENRLHAQKAIMRWCLAV is encoded by the coding sequence ATGAACCATTTTCTAGATATTCACCTGACCGACCCTGCCGATTTGCGTGGGATCATTGATCAGGCAGCAACCATGAAAAACGCGCGGCTTGGACGCCCCCGTGGCGCGCCGGATGACACGCAACCGCTGAAAGATCATATGGTGGCGCTGATCTTCGAAAAGCCGTCGACCCGAACGCGTGTGTCCTTTGATGTTGGGGTGCGGCAGATGGGGGGGCAGACAATGGTCTTGTCCGGCTCTGACATGCAACTGGGCCATGGTGAGACCATCGCCGATACTGCCCGCGTGCTGAGCCGCTATGTTGACCTCATCATGATCCGCACCTTTGATGAGGCGGTGCTGACCGAGATGGCAGAGTTTGCGACCGTCCCGGTGATCAACGGTCTGACTGACCGCACGCATCCTTGTCAGATCATGGCCGATATCCTGACGTTTGAAGAGCATCGCGGCCCGATCGCTGGAAAAAAGGTGGTCTGGTCGGGGGATGGCAACAACGTTTGCTCGTCGTTTTTGCACGCGGCTGGGCAGTTCGGCTTTGATCTGACCTTTACCGGCCCGCCAACGCTGGACCCGGAGCCAGAGTTTATCGATCTGGCTCGTTCCAAAGGGGTGAATGTTGCTGTGGAGCGTGACCCGGCCAAGGCGGTCGAGGGGGCCGATCTGGTGGTCACGGACACGTGGGTCTCCATGCATGACGCGCAATCGGCGCGCGAACGTCGCCACAACCAGTTGCGGCCCTATCGGGTGGATGCGGCATTGATGTCGCACGCCAAGCCGGAAGCGCTTTTCATGCATTGCCTGCCTGCGCATCGCGACGATGAGGCCACATCAGAGGTGATGGACGGGCCGCAGTCCGTGATCTTTGATGAAGCTGAAAACAGGTTGCACGCGCAAAAAGCCATCATGCGCTGGTGTCTGGCTGTCTAG
- a CDS encoding aspartate aminotransferase family protein has protein sequence MIPTILPTYARAPLSFVKGEGSWLIEADGRRFLDLAAGIAVTALGHAHPKLVKALTDQAEALWHTSNLYQIPQQQNLADKLTDLTFADTVFFTNSGTEACELAVKMARKYWNDKGKPEKSQILAFSGSFHGRSAAGIAAAGSEKMTKGFGPLLPGFTHLEFGDHDALTAAFDDTTAAVIIEPIQGEGGIRPVPDQCLKGLRDLCDTHGVLLIFDEVQCGVARTGRLFAHEWAGVTPDIMMVAKGIGGGFPIGAVLATEEAACGMTLGTHGSTYGGNPLGCAVGCAVLDHVADPAFLADVARKGALMRQRLEGLVAEHPEVFESVRGSGLMLGIKCRAANTDVVAAGYNELILTVPAADNVVRLLPPLTISDDEISDAVARLGAAARSIQAA, from the coding sequence ATGATCCCCACTATACTGCCGACCTATGCCCGTGCCCCCCTGAGCTTTGTAAAAGGTGAAGGCTCCTGGTTGATTGAGGCAGATGGGCGACGCTTTCTTGATCTGGCGGCGGGGATTGCGGTCACGGCTCTGGGGCATGCGCATCCAAAGCTGGTTAAGGCTCTGACGGATCAGGCAGAGGCGCTATGGCATACCTCGAACCTCTATCAGATCCCGCAGCAGCAAAACCTCGCCGACAAGCTTACCGATCTGACCTTTGCCGATACGGTCTTTTTCACCAACTCGGGCACCGAAGCCTGCGAGTTGGCCGTCAAGATGGCGCGCAAATACTGGAACGACAAAGGCAAGCCGGAAAAATCGCAGATACTGGCGTTTTCGGGGTCATTTCACGGGCGCTCTGCGGCTGGTATCGCGGCGGCGGGGTCTGAGAAAATGACCAAAGGGTTTGGCCCACTTTTGCCCGGGTTCACGCATTTGGAGTTCGGCGATCACGACGCGCTGACGGCGGCTTTTGACGACACCACAGCGGCCGTAATCATCGAACCCATTCAGGGGGAGGGCGGCATTCGCCCGGTGCCGGATCAATGCCTAAAGGGCTTGCGCGATCTGTGTGATACGCATGGCGTGCTGCTGATCTTTGACGAAGTACAATGCGGCGTGGCGCGCACGGGCAGGCTTTTTGCGCATGAATGGGCTGGGGTGACACCGGACATCATGATGGTTGCCAAAGGCATCGGGGGCGGGTTTCCCATCGGGGCCGTGCTGGCCACCGAAGAGGCCGCCTGCGGCATGACGCTGGGCACGCATGGATCGACCTATGGCGGCAATCCGCTCGGTTGCGCGGTTGGCTGCGCGGTTCTGGATCACGTTGCTGATCCTGCGTTTCTCGCGGATGTGGCCCGCAAGGGGGCCTTGATGCGCCAGCGGCTTGAGGGTCTTGTTGCAGAGCATCCCGAGGTCTTTGAAAGCGTGCGTGGCTCTGGCTTGATGCTGGGTATCAAATGCCGTGCGGCAAACACGGACGTTGTCGCGGCGGGCTATAACGAATTGATCCTGACCGTTCCGGCGGCTGACAATGTGGTGCGCTTGCTGCCACCGCTCACGATTTCAGACGATGAGATCTCGGATGCCGTCGCGCGGCTTGGCGCTGCGGCGCGCAGTATTCAAGCAGCCTGA
- a CDS encoding GcrA family cell cycle regulator, which yields MSWTDERVELLKKMWGEGQSASQIAKELGGVTRNAVIGKVHRLGLSNRATTSTKTETKAKAAPKADTKPKPTPKPAEPAAKAAPEPAAPKPLPARKQIIPAGQPLPPQPSANEISPEALAKVSAIEKKAKRLTLMELTERTCKWPVGDPATDDFWFCGLTVQQGKPYCEAHVGVAFQPMSSRRDRRR from the coding sequence ATGTCCTGGACAGACGAACGGGTTGAACTGCTCAAAAAGATGTGGGGCGAAGGCCAATCCGCAAGTCAGATCGCCAAGGAGCTCGGCGGTGTGACCCGTAATGCCGTCATTGGCAAGGTGCACCGGCTGGGCCTGTCGAACCGTGCCACGACCAGCACAAAGACCGAGACCAAGGCCAAAGCGGCACCGAAAGCGGACACCAAGCCCAAACCGACCCCCAAGCCGGCGGAGCCCGCTGCGAAAGCGGCCCCCGAACCCGCAGCACCCAAACCATTGCCTGCGCGCAAACAGATTATCCCGGCCGGGCAGCCTCTGCCGCCGCAGCCATCCGCAAATGAGATCAGCCCGGAAGCCCTCGCCAAGGTCTCGGCCATCGAGAAAAAAGCCAAACGGCTGACGCTGATGGAACTGACCGAACGGACCTGCAAATGGCCCGTGGGCGACCCTGCGACGGACGACTTCTGGTTTTGCGGTCTGACGGTGCAACAGGGCAAACCCTATTGCGAGGCACATGTCGGCGTTGCGTTTCAGCCTATGTCATCCCGCCGGGACCGCCGCCGCTGA
- a CDS encoding thiamine pyrophosphate-binding protein, whose amino-acid sequence MVTTKTQIRAADAVAQRLYRAGCRYAFGMPGGEVLTLVDALETAGITFILAKHENAAAFMAEGAYHQTGAPGILVATVGPGALNGVNAVANAHQDRVPLIVLAGAVDADEAQSYTHQVLDQQAVFRPITKASFTLVQGAAHIIADKAVAIATEGRPGPVHIDVPISVADSLVPAKAPPDRQPAASTAPAGSDLTQARDWLTSARRPIIVAGVDAMNEGCGAALVQFAETFGVPVITTYKAKGIIPEDHPLALGGAGLSPLADTHLLPLLNAADLILCLGYDPIEMRTGWRDVWTPQTQNIIDITAAPNHHYMHQASLNIIADCGATLEALSDGITSANTWPDHAPEATKTALAAAFPTGDDWGPAAVIDTCRAILPRNTIATADSGAHRILLSQMWQCYTPRGLIQSSALCTMGCAVPLAMGASLATQDTPVVSFSGDAGFLMVAGELSTAAELGLRTIFVVFVDASLALIELKQRARQLTNHGVDFAEHDFAAIGRAFGGVGVTVHNRTEMRDALETALAADKFTVIAAKIERGSYDGRI is encoded by the coding sequence ATGGTGACCACCAAAACCCAAATTCGCGCTGCCGATGCGGTCGCACAACGCCTTTACCGGGCAGGCTGCCGTTATGCATTTGGCATGCCCGGCGGGGAAGTCCTGACGCTGGTTGACGCTTTGGAGACGGCGGGCATCACCTTTATCCTCGCCAAGCATGAAAATGCAGCCGCCTTCATGGCCGAAGGCGCATATCACCAGACCGGCGCACCAGGTATTTTGGTGGCAACGGTTGGTCCCGGTGCTTTGAACGGTGTGAACGCGGTTGCGAATGCACATCAGGACCGCGTGCCGCTGATCGTTCTGGCGGGCGCCGTGGACGCAGACGAGGCGCAGAGCTACACGCATCAGGTTCTGGATCAGCAGGCTGTCTTTCGCCCGATCACCAAAGCCAGCTTTACGCTTGTGCAAGGTGCGGCGCACATCATCGCCGACAAGGCTGTAGCCATCGCAACAGAGGGTCGCCCCGGACCGGTGCATATTGATGTGCCGATTTCTGTCGCCGACAGCCTTGTGCCCGCCAAAGCGCCACCAGACCGGCAGCCTGCCGCGTCAACGGCCCCTGCGGGGAGCGACCTGACACAGGCGCGCGATTGGCTGACGTCCGCCCGACGCCCGATCATTGTCGCAGGTGTTGATGCGATGAATGAGGGCTGCGGCGCTGCGCTCGTGCAATTTGCTGAAACCTTCGGTGTCCCGGTGATCACAACGTATAAGGCAAAAGGGATCATCCCCGAAGATCACCCGCTGGCGCTTGGCGGCGCAGGCCTGTCACCGCTTGCGGATACGCACCTTTTGCCTCTGCTGAACGCCGCAGACCTGATCCTATGCCTGGGCTATGACCCGATCGAAATGCGCACCGGCTGGCGTGACGTCTGGACACCACAGACGCAGAACATCATCGACATCACCGCCGCGCCAAACCATCACTACATGCATCAGGCCAGCCTGAACATCATCGCAGATTGCGGGGCAACCCTTGAGGCCCTTTCAGACGGGATCACGTCGGCAAACACATGGCCAGATCACGCCCCTGAGGCTACAAAAACAGCGTTGGCAGCGGCTTTCCCGACGGGTGATGACTGGGGCCCGGCCGCCGTCATTGACACCTGTCGCGCCATCTTGCCCCGGAACACCATTGCCACGGCGGACAGCGGTGCGCATCGCATCCTGCTCAGCCAGATGTGGCAGTGCTACACGCCGCGCGGCCTGATCCAATCCTCGGCACTGTGCACAATGGGATGTGCGGTGCCGCTGGCCATGGGGGCATCACTGGCCACACAGGACACGCCTGTTGTCTCCTTTTCTGGAGATGCCGGATTCCTGATGGTCGCCGGGGAATTGTCGACCGCAGCGGAACTCGGTCTGCGCACAATCTTTGTGGTTTTCGTAGACGCCTCCCTCGCGCTGATCGAACTCAAGCAACGCGCCCGCCAACTGACAAACCACGGTGTGGACTTCGCAGAGCACGATTTCGCCGCCATCGGACGTGCCTTTGGGGGCGTCGGGGTCACAGTGCACAACCGTACAGAAATGCGCGACGCACTGGAAACAGCACTGGCGGCGGACAAGTTTACCGTGATCGCTGCAAAAATCGAACGGGGGTCTTATGACGGACGAATCTAA
- a CDS encoding CaiB/BaiF CoA transferase family protein — protein MTDESKTKGALDGLVVLDLSRILAGPTATQLLGDLGATVLKVENPKTGGDDTRGWGPNYALNNDGSRTDLSAYFMAANRNKQSVSIDLSTEDGQKTVQKLAARADVVIENYKPGGLEKYGLDHAALCAAHPALVYCSISGFGHTGPNRDQPGYDLMAQGYGGIMSLTGEPEGQPMKVGVGIADVMCGMYATIGILAALRHRDATGEGQHIDLSLVDAQMAWLINEGTNYLTSGKLPVRRGNAHPNIVPYEAFGCSDGHVLVAVGNDAQFARFCDVLGCPEMAADTRFTTNLARIENRDVLIPLIAERLSGITKADVIARLHAVKVPVGPINTVAEALHSDQAKARGVVQEMAAPGVQGGTVQLLGNPLKLSRTPVRYDRPPPRFGQDTETVLRDFGLSDDKS, from the coding sequence ATGACGGACGAATCTAAGACGAAAGGCGCACTGGATGGTCTTGTCGTACTTGACCTGAGCCGAATCCTCGCGGGGCCGACGGCCACACAGCTGCTGGGTGATCTGGGCGCCACGGTCCTGAAAGTCGAAAACCCGAAAACGGGCGGCGACGACACAAGGGGGTGGGGGCCGAACTATGCGCTCAATAATGACGGGTCACGCACCGATCTTTCTGCCTACTTCATGGCCGCCAACCGCAACAAACAGTCGGTCAGCATCGATCTGTCGACCGAGGATGGACAGAAAACCGTTCAAAAGCTGGCGGCGCGCGCGGATGTCGTCATCGAGAATTACAAACCCGGCGGGTTGGAAAAATACGGCTTGGATCACGCCGCACTCTGTGCCGCGCATCCGGCGTTGGTCTATTGCTCAATCTCGGGCTTCGGGCACACGGGACCCAACAGGGATCAACCGGGTTACGACCTCATGGCACAGGGCTATGGCGGCATAATGTCATTGACCGGTGAGCCAGAGGGGCAGCCGATGAAAGTTGGCGTTGGGATCGCGGATGTCATGTGCGGCATGTACGCCACCATCGGCATATTGGCAGCATTGCGCCACCGCGATGCCACCGGCGAGGGGCAGCACATTGATCTGTCGCTTGTAGATGCGCAGATGGCGTGGCTTATCAATGAGGGCACCAATTACCTCACTTCAGGCAAACTGCCCGTGCGGCGCGGCAATGCACACCCCAACATTGTGCCCTATGAGGCTTTTGGTTGTTCAGACGGGCATGTTTTGGTCGCAGTGGGAAATGACGCGCAGTTTGCACGTTTTTGCGATGTGCTGGGGTGCCCGGAGATGGCCGCCGATACGCGCTTTACCACGAACCTCGCGCGGATTGAGAACCGCGACGTGCTGATCCCGCTGATTGCCGAACGGCTTTCTGGCATCACCAAAGCCGACGTGATCGCGCGCCTGCACGCGGTCAAAGTGCCCGTGGGTCCGATCAACACAGTGGCTGAGGCGCTTCATTCTGATCAGGCGAAAGCGCGCGGTGTTGTACAGGAAATGGCAGCACCGGGGGTGCAAGGTGGCACTGTCCAGCTATTGGGTAATCCACTGAAACTATCCCGCACGCCGGTGCGATATGACCGCCCGCCCCCCCGCTTTGGTCAGGACACCGAAACAGTGCTGCGTGATTTCGGTCTGTCCGATGACAAGAGCTGA
- a CDS encoding tetratricopeptide repeat protein — translation MNFDICQSPVSLSTAKAVEDWNGMIRAFLAHGTATPQCLGAVLTAEPNFAMGHAARGLFSLMMGRRELVQTAKEALLAARASDAANPRERAWIDALDAWLADRPSDAVAAMERTLQAYPADTLSAKVSHGIRFILGDAQGMRRSIERVLPAHDKDHPLRGFALGCHAFTLEETGEYDNAEQAGRSGLELTPDDAWGLHAVAHVFDMTARPDLGIDLIENNTAAWDHCNNFRYHVWWHKALLHMDRGELDVALGLYDAQIRSDKTDDYRDISNATSLLLRLELEGMEVGPRWAELADIAERRTDDGCVVFADLHYMLALAGASRPDAQRAMTARFARDAKSSGEMPARYADPGVAAASGLNAFAEGRYDAAFSDLASARPNMQSIGGSHAQRDVFERLTIDAGLRAGRYEQTEDILHARLKQRAGQADRFTKTRMASIAEARRIPAQ, via the coding sequence ATGAATTTCGATATTTGTCAAAGTCCGGTGTCCTTATCAACGGCAAAAGCGGTGGAGGACTGGAACGGCATGATCCGAGCTTTTCTGGCGCATGGGACAGCAACGCCTCAGTGTTTGGGCGCGGTCCTGACGGCAGAACCGAATTTTGCGATGGGCCACGCCGCCCGGGGGCTTTTTTCGCTGATGATGGGGCGGCGCGAACTGGTTCAGACCGCTAAGGAGGCTCTGCTTGCCGCTCGTGCATCTGATGCTGCAAATCCGCGAGAGCGTGCATGGATTGACGCGCTGGACGCGTGGCTGGCGGATAGACCGTCCGACGCGGTTGCTGCGATGGAACGCACATTGCAGGCCTATCCTGCAGACACGCTGTCGGCGAAGGTCAGCCATGGGATCAGGTTCATTCTGGGGGATGCGCAGGGCATGCGACGCTCCATTGAGCGGGTGTTGCCAGCACATGACAAAGATCACCCGCTGCGGGGCTTTGCATTGGGCTGTCATGCCTTCACGCTGGAAGAAACCGGCGAATATGACAACGCCGAGCAAGCGGGTCGCTCGGGGCTTGAACTGACGCCCGATGACGCTTGGGGCTTACATGCGGTTGCACATGTTTTTGACATGACCGCGCGCCCGGATCTCGGCATCGACTTGATCGAAAACAACACCGCTGCTTGGGATCACTGTAACAATTTCAGATATCACGTGTGGTGGCACAAGGCGCTGTTGCATATGGATCGTGGTGAACTTGACGTCGCATTGGGCCTATATGATGCGCAGATCAGGTCGGATAAAACCGATGATTACCGCGACATATCGAATGCAACCTCGCTGTTGTTGCGCCTTGAGCTGGAAGGCATGGAAGTTGGGCCGCGGTGGGCCGAACTGGCCGATATCGCAGAACGGCGCACCGACGACGGCTGTGTCGTCTTTGCCGATCTGCACTATATGCTGGCCTTGGCAGGGGCTTCGCGACCGGATGCTCAGCGCGCGATGACAGCGCGTTTTGCACGTGACGCCAAATCTAGCGGCGAGATGCCCGCGCGCTATGCCGACCCCGGCGTTGCCGCCGCCTCAGGGCTGAATGCTTTCGCCGAAGGGCGCTATGATGCTGCTTTCAGCGATCTGGCCTCTGCGCGTCCAAACATGCAGTCCATTGGCGGCAGCCATGCACAACGCGATGTTTTCGAGCGCTTGACCATTGATGCAGGGCTGCGTGCCGGACGTTATGAGCAAACTGAAGACATCTTGCATGCCCGCCTCAAGCAGCGGGCCGGGCAAGCCGACAGGTTTACCAAGACGCGTATGGCATCCATCGCCGAAGCCCGGCGGATCCCTGCCCAATAG